A stretch of DNA from Perca flavescens isolate YP-PL-M2 chromosome 11, PFLA_1.0, whole genome shotgun sequence:
ATCACATCACCCCCATCCTGAATTCTCTTCACTGCCTCCTTGTCCCACTCAAAATAGAATATAAGgtctccctcctcacacacCAGTGCATTCACAGACCTACAGGAACTCCTCGCCCCCCAGACCTCCTCACACACCCTCCGGTCTGCAACCTCAAACACCCTCCAAGCCCCCAGAACCAAGCTCTGCAGCATGGGCGATAGGGCCTTTTCGTCTGCTGCTCCGAGGCTTTTTTATAGGTTTTcctttttaactatttattgaccttgatcttttttaatttatattattatatgctCTCTAGCACTTTGAGACTGCTTTAAATGTAAAgtgtacaaataaaatgtattattattaggtTTACTGAAAAACCAAAAAAGCAGTTGAAGAGCATCAATCACGTGTTAATCATATCGACTGGCATTAATACTTTCATAATGTTGAAATATTGTTAATTGTAGTCATTTGTGACTATATTTTCAACACATTTGATGTTGATCTCATATACAGGTGTGCTGTTGGTATTAAAATCACTTCTAATGAGTACATATGGAGATTTCTGCAGTGATCCGAGCCCTGTCAGGGAGCAGATTGCTGAGCTTTGTAGGGCAAATATAAAGTTTGCATCCACAGCTGTTTAACATAGCGATGCCAAGAGTCTCTGAACCTCCTCATTATGTAGTGGGAACCTGGCATATGGCAGTATTCTCTGTGGGCATTCACAAGGACAGGGCACTGCAGATGGGGAGGGGAGGACACTTGCTGGTTCCTATCTAACACCCCTCCAGATCACGTTTCCACCTAGGATGGTTAATGTGTAAGAAGACCAGAGCATGAGAACTGTCCTGATGTTACAGTTTTATCACAAAGACTtgcagacatgcacacaaaccccacattaacaaacacacacacacacaaacacacacgtactgCAATCACATGAGAAAAGTAGCCAACCTTCTGAGCCCATGATGAAGTGGTGAATGTCTGGCCCCGTGGACATGCGCGGGCACTGACAGCCCTTTTCAATCACTCCTTGTGGGGTCACCATCTTTACGTGGACAACCTATTCAGTCAcaaaacagcaacacaacaaacactttttggaaataaaaaatatgcatACGGTACTTTTGTTTCAcaaatgttgacaaaaaaaattataatttggaTGTCGCCATGCATGCCACATGTGTGAATGCATTTCATAACGGATACTGTGATCACTGCATTTTAGAGGTGAGGTTAAAGTCCACAAAACTTCTGCTAATAATTTCCTTTCTAATGACTGTGCAGTAACAGCTGTGTGCTGACTGCCAACGCCATCCTGAGGAACAAACATAAGTAGGAAGGTAAAGGGGAGGGCGGGCGACTCACCAGGTCCTCAATGTTGCCATAGATGTTCTTCTTCATGCCTGATGCTCTGGTTGCTACCCAGCCCCCCAGGGAGCTGAATTCCATGGAGTCTGGCTCATGCCCAGTACAGTAGCCGCTCTCATTaagctgaaagaaaaaaaaaattgcaaatttTAATTGCAATTGAAAGGGAGAGCATTTTGTTTTGGAAAACAATGACGTTGTAAACCCACAGGAATGTTTTAATAACAAGCAAAAGCATAAGCaagcaaagagaaaaaaatataattgcaGCTCTGCTGCTGAATTTCACTGCTCTCGCTTTACTGCACTGCTAAAACTCAGGTTTTATGACATCATACATTTTTCCAACAGCCTAAAATAAACCAAGTGGAAAGAGCAAGAAAAGACCAAAAAAGAGAGATCAGGGCATTatctgcacgcacgcacgcacgcatgcacgcatgcacgcacgcacgcacgcacgcagccCAACCCCTAACAGATTGCATCTTTAGAcagaaaatttaaaaataataataataataataataataaggacCATAAAGTACAACAACAACCTCCACCAGAAGCACAAGACGGGGGTTAAGTCAGGCCTTGTTTTATCACAGCACTCCCCTGGAAGGCAGTTTATAATACAGACCCATCTGCTCCATCAAAAAGGCACAGTCTAAATGCAGAGGTGGAGTCTGCTTTAGATGCAGCTCACACATTCCTCTACATCAAATGCCCGCTTGTTCTCCATTTTTCTGAATTAGCTTGATGGTGCCATCTGCTCATGACCGCTGCGTCACTCTGTAATCTCTCCCCTTCAACACTCTGCTCCTGTCTCATACTTATTCCTAAATGCTGTTCGATCTACTGAGCAAAGAGTACGAAGGTGACTGAGCATTGGCAACCTGCATGtgaattaggggtgggaatccccAGAGGCCCCACGATTCAATATTatatacttatgtcacaatacgatattattgcgagttttaaacatatcgcgatattctgcgatatattgcaatttattaccttttttccaacttcaaattatgtcccctaagcaaaactttgtcaacatctgttttgtcttaaaaaaaaaaaaaaaaaaaaaaaaaaaaagtctctgctTTGTTTATCTCACTTACATTTTCCATCCAGTGGACTGAAAAAGTCCACTGTCCCCGCCCACCCCCAATGTGAATGGTTACACAGATTGATTGTTGGCACAACATGTTACAGCAATGTAAGCTCTTTCAGTGGATGAATATGTATGGATGAGCAGTACTTGCCAATCTTTCTAATTCCTGACCGACGATGCCAGCTTCCACATGGGCGGTTAAATTTTTCTCGTCAATCCACAGAATGCGGTTCTGTGAATAAAAAACAAGCAACATTACTGAGGAGGTCATCAAACATTCTGTATTAATGCTTTATGCcaacagtatatataaatactCACATACTTAAACacggtttgttttatttgtataaaTGAAGACACAACATTCATTGGTGTAGGTTACAGGaacttaataaaaaaaggttGTGTATTACCATGTCTGTCATATGAACAATAAAACTGCCTACATCTGTTATGTTGACTTGAAATATCTTAGGCTCGGACATAAACACTGCCCTCAACAGCAGTCCATGGAGACAGTCTCTTGACAATCTGCCAGCAATACTTTTTTTAAGTTCTGCACCAGCATGTCCTTTTAGTCCGACGGTCACATTTCTGAGAATAAATGAGTGCAGAGGGGCTGCAGGATGGAGATAGTTTCCTCAAGGTTAAACTCAATTTAACATCTAATTCCAAATATAAGCCTCTTATTTGGGCCGCTGGGCACATGGCCTACCCTTACCTGCAGGAGGTCATTTCACACCTGTCATCAATTATTCTCCAGAGGTAATAAACTTTATGTTCCAACCACGCTGCTCCTTTCATGTGCTTCCATTGGAGCCACCTCACCTCTGGCCCCTGACACAGAACACTGGTCACTGGTGTCTGTGGCACCAAACTCAATGACTTCAGCAACCATACAGCTTATATATCACCTCTATGTGAGCCCTGATCAAAGGGCTGTACAGTACTGGTGACAATATGCACCATTTTGTATCATATCCAATGAAACATCATCATGTTCATGGTATTCCATTAAAAGTAATGGCAAGTGCCCAAGTAACACATTTAtcatcttaaaaacaaaaataaagttgtgtgtataccagctgagatcatttgcattgttttttttaaccagggcagcagttttcagattacattatgtgtttacataattcaaaaagggttctccaatgttttctcagttagccttttaaaatgatatcagattagtaaacagaatgtgcctttggaacattggaagAATGGTTGCtaataatgggcaatgtagatattgcattaaagatcagccacccactcagatcagctggtattctctctataatggagtggaatggaaatttgtaattgaccccaaacttttgactggtagtgtgtgtgtgtgtgtgtgtgtgtgtgtgattaaaaaTTTTTTagctgattaaaataaaatatgtaaagaaTGAAACAAATTAGAAACACTCTTTTAATGTAAGCCAGTAGGTCGCTCAGACACAGTCTTAGAAACTTGACATTTTTTAGTTCCGATGAAAGTATTTATTCAGCTATATCAGActgcatttgatttgattttagtttttcttgacATTAATGCAGATCAACTCTTCTGACACTTAACGACACAGCTGTTTACGTACCATCTGTGAGGTATCCAGAGAGACAATGCAGCGAGTTTCCTCTGGGGGGCACTCTAGGGCACTAGAGACGCTAGTCCCTCCTGAGAGAGAAAAGCAACAGTTAGGTGCGTCGTTACAGCAGAGAAGCCTTCAGAGAAGACCATGCGATTATACTGGACACTTTCCTGgtttcatgtttttaacacaaacacacactcgtGAATCTAGGGCTTGGTATCAAACAATGAACACAAAAATGttaagggaaaagaaaaaaagtgtctaTATTTCTCAATgaaaggtataaaaaaaaataactgttttCGTATGAGAGGCAAACTCAGGTATCATATTGACACTAGTATGGAAAATTCAAAAGTCATACCCAGCTCTTCATGAGACTTTTTATAATTTCAGAAAGCAATGTGGACGTGGTGCTGcaatgtgtttaaatgtttgcTGTGACATATGCAAAAtacagttataaaaaaaaagaagcaacgTTTGCACAGTGCAAataacttcttcaggacttcATTCTTCAAAAAACAACCAGAGGCTTCAGGATACAATTGCATAAATGTGTGACTGACTTCTGTTACCATTATCATTCTCATGAACCTGTTGATAAAACACTGTAATACTGTATAATAATTATTTCAGCCATTGTAAAATAGTTAACAGTTGTGAGTGACAGGAGACATGGGAGGTATTAGAGGCCCCCAGGTTGGAAGTGAACTacattaaatttaaatacacatttagtggcctgtgcatacagtatgtgacagCTAATTATGCTAAGACCCTTAAATTTCACGACTCACCTCCATATGGtatcaaacaaacattatgtttGCATGCCAGTTCCACAATTTTCACTACATCATTGTGGCAATCTGCAAAGACACAGAATATCATTTTAGAAATTAGTGGCCATcataaagaaaatgtttccATTTACCATCCTCTATTGCATTCATAAATGAAGCATTTACATAATAGCCAGAGTAGACacattgtaaataaaatataatgtagcacataacacaatgtgcatacAGGGGAGACAGTAAATTAATGTAGGGACGTTTTGATTTGTCTGATAGTTGTGACTTGCCTGGGGCTTTCCTTAGGCGGAGTCAGACTGCAATGAAGCTACGCTCTCTGGGGTGGGATGTGCTGGATCAATACAAACATGCTTTAGCCAATCATGGAGCTCACATCCATTCACACTGGAGTGGTGAGCGAGTGGGAAAAGTAGCAATACCCACCTACGTGGATGTGCTTGACTGGCCTAAAGTGGTTTTAGAGGCAGTGAGAAATGTCTGCATTCTACTGCATTCTGCCATccaattaaacacacagcttcTGCCTACGGATTAGTTCAACAAACTAAACCTCCACTTAAAATACACACAGTTGACTTGGGGGGACTACTGAGAAATGCAAATTACAGGTCAAATGTATTTGTGGGTTTGGTAAAAATTCTAATTTAGTGCTGGTGAGGATGAAACGAGGCCTTCAGTTTCTTGGTGATTTTCTGCCTATTTGGGAGGGTGCTAATCAAGTTTCCACCATCAGTCAACACTCATTTGAATGATAAAATAGTGCAAGCTATAACAACCGAAAACAAATCTTGGAATCCTAATTGATGAGTGTACTGTGCAGGGCCAGACTGTGGAGTATCGGGTGTCAACCGTCCTCCCCCTGACACTTCTTATTAAGCCTTCACTCATACATATTAATATTCCTGCCTCTGCAGAGATTGACCATTTAAATCACCTAAGAAAGTAGGGGGGATCAGCAATACTACgtgggaggagaaaaaaaacgaccGATATAAAACACAGAAATTAAACAGCTTCTGAACTCACTTGGCCATACCACTATATCTGGAACACGACCAACTTTACCCTCTCGCAGAGCAAAGACCTCGTGTAAGCAATGGCCTGAAAGAAGTACAGGAATGAGACGAGAAGTCCGCAAAGATATTAATATGGTcatcacaaataaaaacactgttgCTAAATTCAAAATCATCAAATATATTATAAGCTGATTCTGGTTTACAAACATTAAAAGTGTGTGATTTAATTAGGGAGATGTCCAACGTCTCCTCCCAGCATGCCTTACCGTGGCCGCGAAACACCCGGTCCTCTGCATCATGAGAGAAGGGAATACCTGTGGATTTCAGTTCGTCCACGAAGGCCTCGTTAAGAGTGGGAGGCTGTACAGCACTGCTAGTCAAAATGGGCTGAAAAACAAGCCATTGGGATTTTTGTAACTGTGACAAAGTGCTCTTTTTCATTGAAGACACcacaaataaatatgaattataAACTCACCATTGCTGGAGATTTATGTTGCATACTGGCTCCAAACGTGCCTTCAAACCAATTTTGCAGAGCAGGGATGATCATACCACTTAGTCTATACCTGGATTGtgtaaaaaaagacattgtatgaaataccaataaaaaaaataaaaaaaaataaaaacatatcaaCTACACCTCATGTGTTAGTGATTTCCAATATTGGAAGTCAAAGCCCTCAATTGAAAACATCCAAATGTTCAACTGGGCTTATTCATTGAAAAACCAGGCCTGTGTCTAATAAGAATAGAGTGTGAGGTTTGAGTCCAATGAGGTTATTAGGCAAGCAGAGCGGCAGTGCTGTCCGTGTGATCGCCCTTGCCATCCATTGCATAATTGAGCTGCTGGCACAGCCTGGGCCAGCCCATCAGGGGACTGTGGTGTGCCTTTGTCTGAGACACCATGAAACACACTCTATAATGAAAAAGCCTCTGTCACAGTAAGCGCGGAGGAGGAGAATACCGTCTTTGACATTCATTCAGTAGCGCCCCAGCCTCAGATACTGTGTGCTGCCCAGGTAGCTTTATAGTCAAAAAGGCACAGAGCAGTTTGTGGCAACGGCTTGCACAGGAGGAAACCATTTGCTGTGCAACATCCTGTTCAGCTAGGCTCATTACTCAAATACATCCTCATACACATTGTTCCAGTTCTCTGTGTTTACAATCGGACTAGCAGAGCTGTCTCTTTAAAAGTCGTGTCACGATTACAATCACAAGGCTCATCTATACCTTTGCTATTGCAATGGGAGACACAGATAAAAGGTGCAGTTGTAAACTGAAGCCATATTCAGTAAGATTGAGGACAACTGGCTTTGTTTACCTCTGACATTTAagctaaatctttttttcttcaacagtgactacaatgaCTGTGTTAACCCCCAATTCCCAAGAGACATCAATAATTACTGACataatatttccattttttaacAGATTCGGAAAGTGCTTTCTGTAAATGAGCAACAGAGTTTGGGAGAGCTGACAATCACAACCAATGACCTTCTCAAATGACAATGAACAGTTCAAATGCCAACCACTAGGTGGCAGTAGCACCACATTGCTGTGAGCATAAGAAGGGGACATCGACTGATTTCAAAAGCACACAGTGTGGGCTGTGAAAATGATCAATGCAGAACTCCACCTCTGGCCTCAAGTTACCCAAATCTTTTAATGAAGGTAGACACAATGGCTATACTAAAACGAGATTAGAGGCTATGAATGAGACCTAGTAGTGATTGATTTCTCTGAATCTTGAACAAATAAgcatacaaatgaaatgtaagacTTGTGATGTGATATTAGACAGTACCTTTTACCGGTAAATTCTGCTTGACCTTTCTTATTAAAGAGGAATCTTGTATCACTGTATCCCCAACCGTTCCATTTCAAAATCTCCTGCCTGTGGAAAAACAAATATTGGCAGAGGTTAAGCTTACAATCCTTACACCTTAGACTGATGTGAAGACATGACATGAAATACCATCAGAGGAAGTTAAAAAACAAGTGTGAAGGTGGCTTGGTATATTCTGAATTATCCACTGTAGTCTCTCTAGGCTGACACTAGCTTGGCATGGGCAATTTCACCAAGAAGAAGACGAATAGGGAAAGTCCTTGCTGATAATTTGATACTTCATGCAGAATTTTACTCAGGGAAAATGTCAAAGTCTCCTTATTTTATTTAGTCATTTACAGTCTTACATATAACCTTTACATATACTTTAATAGCACACAAGCACTCTTTGTTGTTGAATCACTAACCATATTGGTTTAGAGCCATAGCTGTGAAAACAAATGGCTGCTCCCATGCGATTACTGTTAAGTGATATCCCATTATAATCACTAGCTTCACAACCAGAGATGATGCATTGTCTATTCTGCAATTATGTGCAGAGCTTGTGTGCTATACTTACACTCTGCAAAGAGACAGCTCACCACTCACAGAGCAACCATAACTCATGGGTCAATTGGGATTGTATGCTAACACAGTGGAGTAAAAGCCATAATTGAGATTAATACCTGCCAAAATGGGGTTTCCTATAAATTAAGAGTGAGAGTAGAAATGAGAGTGACACACTTTAATCAATCCTCGCCACCGTTGATATTTGTTAAAATTGCTGAATACAATGAAcaaaaatgtatcaataaatgTGTGGCAAGGTCAGTTAAATGTGGATATGCACAACTACACCGAACGAATACTGGAATCCCTCTTGGTATAATGTAATCGATTCCACAGCACTTAAAATGACAGCCACGAAAATGACCAATATGAATCAAAACCTAAAACTGTTTTAacaaaaaatgaacattttaACCTTCATGACGGTAGAATTTATTGTAGGGCTGTTGTATTCAGCTGCATTAGTTTTAACTAGATGCACATCAGGATTTCTATACTATTATGATGATATTTACTGGACAAACCCACTGACTGATGACCTATTTTGTCCTTCACTATCAAACTTCCTACAGACACTAAAAGCCCAGGACTCAAGCTCAGCATAACAATTGGCGTAACAGACAGGGCTGCAAGACATAATATTCTATCATATCATCACAGTGTCATATTGACCAGAACAGACCATGCTGAATTTCACAAGGCCAAATGCTCACACTTTTTAGTGCTGTATTTACCCTTAGCTACAGCAGTTATCTCAGGCCGACACTAGATGTCAGCACAGTATGATGGTGTTTCCTCAAAAGGAACTGAGCTGCCAATAGGTTGAAGGTTGAAAGTCAGACCACCACTTGTACTGGCCAATCAGATCAACAGGCGAGACAGataagtttttgtctcttttgtctgttttttaaaattgatgtttttttcctgaGGTGTCCCATATCTTGAGATTGAGTTAAGGTAAATCTAAAACTTATAAGAACCGTATCTCAATGATTCCCCTACCAACATGTTTACATGATAATGAAACAAATAGTACTTGTATTAGTTTAAATGAACCGCATAACTCATGAACAGTTATTGAATGGCAAGGCCGGTGAATCCAACTGTACCTAACGAATATATGCTACGTAACGAGTGTACGTAACAGTAATGGCTGTCGCCAATTCGATTCAACGATTTTGCTATCTGAAGCATCAGAAAGTTCCAGATTAGCCATAACACTTCTCTTAGGCTTTTACTACTTCACCGACACTGAAAAACTGCCATATAACAGAATTAAATGATCTATTACAAGCCACAGAAAAGGCTTTATCTGACCAACATTAAGAAAGTCGACCACATCAATGTTAAACTCCTGAGAGTAAACCTAGCCGCACCCACTCGTGGCGAATAAATGTCTGTAgccaagtaacgttagctagcaggcTAATTAAAAACAGCTTTAGCTATGGCTCCCTACGTTATAAATGCTTACAAGAGAGAAGGGAGTGAGTCTACAAGTGCATGTCACCGCATTGGTTCTTGTTTACATGTTTGTCCACTGATTGACTGACTTAATAATCcgctaaagacacagaggatGGACCCCTGTCCACCGCTCCATCACAGCCTTGTACCTTCTCCTCGGCATCGTCTTCCTCTCACTGGAGACATCTGTTTTGCTGCCCTGGGCTTTGCACTCCGCGGCTAGGATTGTCGAGTCACTGTCCACCGGTCCCTGTAAATGTCCGGCAATTATTCTCAGTCTTTGCTGTGCAATTCTTTGCCTGTCGGAGCTGCTGTTGGACGCCATGCTGCTTCCGTGTTTGTGAAGGTAGGGAGAGCGGATCCATGAGCGGCTGTCAGAGGTCAGCACAGGAAAAGTGCGCTGCGTTCACAGCCCGTCTGAAATATCATTGCCAGTCCATATGAAGGACCCGAACAGTGGTAAATAGGCCTACCTCCCAACTGGGGAAAAATGGGACTCTCTCTCTTGCCACGTTTCGCAGTCGGAGAGAGAGCATATGGAACACTAAAAACATAATTGTAAgataataatgtaatttaataaatCATATTCTATTCTAAATCTTTTTGACGGCTGTTGTATGTTAAATGGGTATTAGGCATCGGTTCAGATTGGGGATGAAACGATTAGTCAATTGATCAATAGaagattgacagaaaattaatcaatTACGATTTTCATTAACAAATAATTCTTTAAGTCATTTTACCATCAgacatgccaaacatttgcttgtcatagcttctcaaatgtgagaatctgctgcttttctttcaTGATAGCCTACATGTTTGGGATGTGGActgcagacaaaacaagcattgGGATATGACACATGTGGACCTATGGCGATAATCatgctgtatgtatttattctcgctctctttgtttcttttaaacAAGATAATTAAAGTAGTAGCCTAGGCTACGGTATATAGTTCCACAGCTGACATGTCCTCTTCATTCTGCACCTGAATGCACCATTTTACGTCTTTCCCAGCATGCCTTGCAATATACGACTGGTTGCATTATGCTCCCTTGACTGTTAAG
This window harbors:
- the agps gene encoding alkyldihydroxyacetonephosphate synthase, peroxisomal, producing the protein MASNSSSDRQRIAQQRLRIIAGHLQGPVDSDSTILAAECKAQGSKTDVSSERKTMPRRRQEILKWNGWGYSDTRFLFNKKGQAEFTGKRYRLSGMIIPALQNWFEGTFGASMQHKSPAMPILTSSAVQPPTLNEAFVDELKSTGIPFSHDAEDRVFRGHGHCLHEVFALREGKVGRVPDIVVWPNCHNDVVKIVELACKHNVCLIPYGGGTSVSSALECPPEETRCIVSLDTSQMNRILWIDEKNLTAHVEAGIVGQELERLLNESGYCTGHEPDSMEFSSLGGWVATRASGMKKNIYGNIEDLVVHVKMVTPQGVIEKGCQCPRMSTGPDIHHFIMGSEGTLGVVTEVTMKIRPMPEYQKYGSVVFPNFEQGVACLREVAKQRCAPASIRLMDNEQFKFGHALKPQVSSIFTSFLDGLKKFYITKFKGFDPDRLCVATLLFEGDREKVLQHEKQVYDIAAKFGGLAAGEDNGQRGYMLTFVIAYLRDLGMDYYVIGESFETSVPWDRVLDICWNVKARIIQECKDKGVQFSPLSTCRVTQTYDAGACVYFYFAFNYRGLSDPVHVYEQVEHAAREEILANGGSLSHHHGVGKLRKEWMRETISDVGMGMLKSVKNYVDPKNIFGNRNLI